Part of the Gemmatimonadota bacterium genome, CAGGCCGCAAAAAGAGCTTCGTGGTCCAATTCAAAGTGCGTATAAAGACGACTGCCTGCTTTCTTACCACCAGCAGTATATGGGGGATCAATAAAGAATACCACCTCTTCATCGTCTTTATATCGTTCCAATACATCAAACGCATCACCATGTTCGAAACGCAATTTATCTCGCATCAAGTTAATAGCTCGCAGACGCTTGGCAAGTGTGGTTGGATACCAGCGTGAAAGAACACCTTTGCCCGATTCGCCATTCTTCAGAAATCCGGCTCCTGCCGCCAAAATTCCACTGTGAAATGTGCGATTTTTTATAATGGTCTGAAATGCTTTTTCTTTGGTTAATTTTCTATGGATATTGATCTCGGCAATAGCGTTTTCCCTCGACATTTCAAAGTTTAATATTCTTTTAGCAAGCCATTCTGCTTCACCATCAATAATCGTTTGCCATACAGCCGCAACATCCTCATCGAGTTCAACCATCAACGCAGTTTCGGTCAGGTTCTCAAAAATTGCTGTTAAAGAGATAATACCGCCTCCAGCAAAAGGCTCAACCATGAGCCTGGGGCGTTTTGGTTGTGAGATGAGCCATTCTCGAAGCCTGGGAACAAACCAGGTCTTACCACCGGGATACCGAAATGGACTGCGCTGTGGAACAGAGGCGACGTTGACGGCCTTTAAGGGTTCTTCTTTGTCACTAAATAGCAATTTTTGCATGTGGTTAGCCTTCAAATGGATTTTCAACAATTTTATTTGTTGGTGGCAATTCCTGTTTCTCATCTACTTTTGACTGCAGTAAGTTCATG contains:
- a CDS encoding DNA adenine methylase codes for the protein MQKLLFSDKEEPLKAVNVASVPQRSPFRYPGGKTWFVPRLREWLISQPKRPRLMVEPFAGGGIISLTAIFENLTETALMVELDEDVAAVWQTIIDGEAEWLAKRILNFEMSRENAIAEINIHRKLTKEKAFQTIIKNRTFHSGILAAGAGFLKNGESGKGVLSRWYPTTLAKRLRAINLMRDKLRFEHGDAFDVLERYKDDEEVVFFIDPPYTAGGKKAGSRLYTHFELDHEALFAACENLKGDFIMTYDNAEEVKKLARKHQFMAKPIPMKNTHHAAMTELVIGRDLSWMRGIDRVLEDRREYKTSN